From Butyricimonas paravirosa, one genomic window encodes:
- a CDS encoding ATP-binding cassette domain-containing protein produces the protein MEYLIETSHLGKRYGDVQALHDVSFQVGRGELFGLIGPDGSGKSTLFRILTTLLVADEGEARVNGNDVVTGYKQIRQSIGYMPGKFSLYQDLTVEENLNFFATVFNTTVEAHYDQIKEIYDQIAPFKARRAGALSGGMKQKLALCCALIHNPEVLFLDEPTTGVDPVSRKEFWQMLHRLQERGITIVVSTPFMDEARQCDRIAFLQHGHIQGIDTPAVILERFKDILCPPGLEHDTSHQEAQTVIRVEQLVKTFGNFTAVDHISFEVKRGEIFGFLGANGAGKTTAMRILCGLSRPTSGKAEVMGYDVRTQSEDIKKHIGYMSQKFSLYEDLKVWENVRLFAGIYGVPESEIAPRTEEMLKRIGLHDERETLVRELPLGWKQRLAFSVSIFHNPQLVFLDEPTGGVDPATRRQFWQLIYQAADRGITIFVTTHYMDEAEYCDRISMMVDGQIKALDSPEGLKTRFHAANMDEVFHQLARNATRSSD, from the coding sequence ATGGAATATCTTATCGAAACGAGCCACCTCGGAAAGCGATACGGTGACGTGCAAGCCCTGCATGATGTCTCTTTTCAAGTCGGGCGAGGGGAATTGTTCGGGCTTATCGGCCCGGACGGTTCCGGAAAGTCCACGCTTTTCCGTATTCTCACGACCTTGCTGGTTGCGGATGAAGGAGAGGCTCGAGTGAATGGCAATGATGTCGTCACGGGCTATAAACAGATCAGACAGAGCATTGGTTATATGCCCGGAAAATTCTCACTCTATCAAGATTTGACGGTAGAAGAAAACTTGAATTTCTTTGCCACGGTTTTCAACACCACGGTAGAGGCCCATTATGACCAAATCAAAGAAATTTACGATCAGATTGCCCCTTTTAAAGCCCGACGGGCCGGAGCTTTGTCGGGTGGGATGAAACAAAAACTCGCCTTATGTTGCGCTTTGATTCACAACCCGGAAGTTCTTTTCCTTGACGAACCGACCACCGGAGTCGATCCCGTATCACGTAAAGAATTCTGGCAAATGCTCCATCGCTTGCAGGAACGAGGAATCACGATTGTCGTCTCCACCCCTTTCATGGATGAGGCCCGGCAATGTGACCGCATCGCTTTTCTACAACACGGACACATTCAGGGAATCGATACCCCGGCAGTTATTCTGGAAAGATTCAAAGATATACTTTGCCCTCCCGGACTGGAACATGACACATCTCACCAAGAGGCACAAACCGTTATCCGGGTCGAACAACTGGTCAAGACATTCGGGAACTTTACGGCCGTTGACCATATCTCGTTCGAGGTCAAGCGAGGGGAAATATTCGGTTTCTTGGGAGCCAATGGTGCCGGGAAAACAACCGCCATGCGGATTCTCTGCGGGTTGAGTCGTCCCACTTCCGGTAAGGCCGAAGTGATGGGCTACGATGTCCGCACTCAAAGCGAGGATATAAAGAAACACATCGGTTACATGAGTCAGAAATTCTCGCTCTATGAAGACCTGAAAGTATGGGAAAACGTCCGGTTATTTGCCGGGATATACGGGGTACCGGAATCGGAAATCGCTCCCCGGACGGAAGAGATGCTGAAACGCATCGGGTTACACGATGAACGGGAAACTCTCGTGCGGGAACTTCCCCTGGGCTGGAAACAGCGACTGGCATTCTCCGTGTCCATCTTTCACAACCCGCAACTGGTGTTTCTTGACGAACCGACCGGGGGTGTCGATCCGGCTACCCGACGGCAATTCTGGCAATTGATTTATCAAGCGGCCGACCGGGGTATCACCATTTTTGTCACCACTCACTACATGGATGAAGCCGAATATTGCGACCGCATCTCCATGATGGTCGACGGGCAAATCAAGGCTCTGGATTCCCCGGAAGGACTAAAGACCCGTTTCCATGCCGCTAATATGGACGAAGTTTTTCACCAACTGGCTCGTAATGCCACCCGTTCATCCGATTAA
- a CDS encoding HlyD family secretion protein: MKTLNMILMAVIATLLSACNSEKEYDATGTFEATEIIVSSEASGKLFYLNAEEGTRLSQGTEIGLVDTVQLYLKKLQLQASMKSVDKQRPDIRKQIAALQEQIATAKRERARVANLLKANAANQKQLDDWDSQLTVLQRQLDAQVSSLQNSTASLNEQSSSVAIQVAQVEDQLQKCHILAPINGTILAKYAEPGELASVGKPLFKIADIENMYLRAYITSSQLATVKLNDPVKVFADFGNGEKKEYNGTVTWIADEAEFTPKTILTDDERANQVYAVKIAVRNDGTIKIGMYGEVKF, from the coding sequence ATGAAAACTCTAAATATGATCCTCATGGCGGTAATCGCAACTCTCTTGTCCGCCTGTAACTCAGAAAAAGAATATGACGCGACCGGGACATTCGAGGCCACGGAAATCATCGTGTCCTCCGAGGCCAGTGGAAAACTTTTTTACCTGAACGCCGAAGAAGGAACACGGTTATCCCAAGGAACGGAAATCGGGCTAGTCGATACCGTACAACTCTACCTGAAAAAATTACAACTGCAAGCCAGTATGAAATCAGTTGACAAGCAACGTCCCGATATACGTAAACAGATTGCTGCCCTACAGGAACAAATCGCAACAGCGAAACGAGAACGGGCCCGCGTGGCAAATTTGCTGAAAGCCAATGCCGCTAATCAAAAGCAACTGGACGACTGGGACTCTCAGTTAACCGTGCTGCAACGTCAGCTCGATGCACAAGTTTCCTCCTTACAGAACAGTACCGCCAGTCTGAATGAACAGAGTTCTTCCGTGGCAATACAAGTGGCCCAAGTGGAAGACCAACTACAAAAGTGCCACATTCTCGCCCCTATCAACGGAACGATTCTTGCCAAATACGCAGAACCCGGAGAATTGGCCTCCGTCGGAAAACCTCTTTTCAAAATCGCTGACATCGAGAATATGTACCTACGGGCATACATCACCTCTTCCCAACTCGCCACGGTCAAGTTGAACGACCCGGTAAAAGTCTTCGCGGACTTCGGTAACGGGGAGAAAAAAGAGTATAACGGCACGGTGACGTGGATCGCCGACGAGGCGGAGTTCACCCCGAAGACCATACTGACCGATGACGAGCGGGCCAACCAGGTTTATGCCGTAAAAATAGCCGTCCGCAATGACGGAACAATCAAAATAGGTATGTACGGAGAAGTAAAATTCTGA